The Nocardia arthritidis genome has a window encoding:
- a CDS encoding DEAD/DEAH box helicase, giving the protein MDLTDLLEIPGTDADALYEAFGMWAAEQGTPLYPAQDEALLELASGSNVILATPTGSGKSLVAVGAHLFALTRGLRTYYTAPIKALVSEKFFALCEVFGAERVGMVTGDAAVNPDAPIICATAEILANLALREGAAADVGQVVMDEFHFYADPDRGWAWQVPLLELPRAQFLLMSATLGEVDFFKQDLERRTARATAIVAGTERPVPLSFSYARTPITETLEDLVTTSLAPVYVVHFTQAAALERAQALTSVNFASRAEKDAIAVALGDFRFAAGFGKTLSRLIRHGIGVHHAGMLPKYRRLVERLAQDGLLKVVCGTDTLGVGINVPIRTVLLTGLTKFDGVRTRRLKAREFHQIAGRAGRAGFDTLGTVVVQAPEHEVENARLLAKAGDDPKKQRKIQRRKPPEGFVSWSEETFDRLVAAQPEPMVSRFNVTNSMLLNVIARPGNCFDAMRHLLEDNHEPRPAQRRHILRAIRLYRALRDAGVVQQLPEPDSKGRRARLTVDLQRDFALDQPLSPFALAALELLDKESPTYTLDVVSLIESTLEDPRQLLMAQQHKARGAAIAEMKADGIEYDERMELLEEVTWPKPLAELIEPAYETYRAGHPWVSEFMPSPKSVVRDMIERSMTFAELISFYELARSEGVVLRYLADAYRALRRTVPDSARTEELDDVTEWLGELVRQVDSSLLDEWEQLTNPGAESDTEQVAFGAEAVRPITANERAFRVMVRNAMFRRVDLAARKRWDELSESSPGPDWATELSPYFAEYDKIGTGPDARGPQLFQLERRPGFWRVRQVLDDPAGDHGWSIDAVVDLAESDAAGEIVFDDFTVSAG; this is encoded by the coding sequence GTGGATTTGACCGACCTGCTCGAGATTCCGGGGACCGATGCCGACGCGCTGTACGAGGCGTTCGGCATGTGGGCCGCCGAGCAGGGCACCCCGCTCTATCCGGCCCAGGACGAGGCGCTGCTGGAGCTGGCGTCGGGGTCCAATGTCATCCTGGCGACGCCCACCGGGTCGGGTAAATCGCTGGTCGCGGTGGGCGCGCACCTGTTCGCGCTGACCCGCGGCCTGCGCACCTACTACACGGCCCCGATCAAGGCGCTGGTCAGCGAGAAGTTCTTCGCGCTCTGCGAGGTGTTCGGCGCGGAACGGGTCGGGATGGTCACCGGTGACGCGGCGGTCAACCCGGACGCCCCGATCATCTGCGCGACCGCCGAGATCCTGGCGAATCTGGCGTTACGCGAGGGCGCGGCCGCCGATGTCGGCCAGGTGGTGATGGACGAATTCCATTTCTACGCCGATCCGGATCGCGGCTGGGCCTGGCAGGTGCCGCTGCTGGAGTTGCCGAGGGCCCAGTTCCTGCTGATGTCGGCCACCCTCGGCGAGGTCGATTTCTTCAAACAGGATCTCGAGCGGCGCACCGCCCGCGCGACCGCGATCGTCGCGGGCACGGAACGTCCGGTGCCGCTGAGCTTCTCCTACGCGCGCACCCCGATCACCGAGACGCTGGAGGATCTGGTCACCACCAGCCTCGCGCCGGTGTACGTCGTGCATTTCACACAGGCGGCGGCGCTGGAGCGGGCGCAGGCGCTGACGAGCGTGAACTTCGCCTCCCGCGCGGAGAAGGACGCGATCGCGGTGGCGCTCGGCGATTTCCGGTTCGCCGCCGGATTCGGCAAGACGCTGTCGCGACTGATCCGGCATGGGATCGGCGTACATCACGCGGGCATGCTGCCCAAATATCGCCGTCTCGTGGAACGGCTCGCGCAGGACGGTCTGCTCAAGGTGGTGTGCGGCACCGACACCCTCGGCGTCGGCATCAACGTGCCGATCCGCACCGTGCTGCTGACCGGGCTGACCAAATTCGACGGCGTGCGCACCCGCAGGCTGAAGGCGCGCGAATTCCATCAGATCGCGGGCCGGGCCGGGCGCGCGGGCTTCGACACCCTGGGCACCGTTGTGGTGCAGGCCCCGGAGCACGAGGTGGAGAACGCCCGCCTGTTGGCCAAGGCCGGTGACGATCCGAAGAAACAGCGGAAGATCCAGCGCCGCAAGCCGCCCGAGGGTTTCGTCTCCTGGAGCGAGGAGACCTTCGACCGGCTGGTCGCCGCGCAGCCGGAGCCGATGGTGTCGCGGTTCAACGTGACGAATTCCATGCTGTTGAACGTGATCGCAAGGCCGGGAAACTGTTTCGACGCGATGCGGCATCTGCTGGAGGACAATCACGAGCCGCGCCCAGCGCAGCGCAGGCATATCCTGCGCGCCATCCGGCTCTACCGCGCGTTGCGCGATGCCGGTGTGGTGCAACAACTTCCGGAGCCGGATTCGAAGGGCCGCCGGGCCCGGCTCACCGTCGACCTGCAGCGCGATTTCGCGCTGGACCAACCGCTTTCCCCATTCGCACTGGCGGCGCTGGAACTACTGGACAAAGAGTCGCCGACCTATACCCTCGATGTGGTGTCGCTCATCGAATCCACGCTGGAGGATCCGCGTCAGCTGCTGATGGCTCAGCAGCACAAGGCGCGCGGTGCGGCGATCGCGGAGATGAAGGCCGACGGCATCGAATACGACGAGCGGATGGAACTGCTCGAAGAGGTGACCTGGCCGAAGCCGCTGGCCGAGCTGATCGAGCCGGCCTATGAGACCTATCGCGCCGGGCATCCGTGGGTGTCGGAGTTCATGCCGTCGCCGAAATCGGTGGTGCGCGACATGATCGAGCGGTCGATGACGTTCGCCGAGCTCATCTCGTTCTACGAGTTGGCCCGCTCGGAGGGTGTGGTGCTGCGCTATCTGGCCGACGCGTATCGCGCGCTGCGTCGCACGGTGCCCGACAGCGCGCGCACCGAGGAGCTCGACGACGTCACCGAGTGGCTGGGTGAGCTTGTGCGACAAGTGGATTCGAGCCTGCTCGACGAATGGGAGCAGCTCACGAACCCGGGCGCCGAATCCGACACCGAGCAGGTGGCGTTCGGCGCGGAGGCGGTGCGCCCGATCACCGCGAACGAGCGCGCCTTCCGCGTCATGGTCCGCAACGCGATGTTCCGCCGGGTGGATCTGGCGGCCCGGAAGCGCTGGGACGAGCTGTCCGAATCGAGTCCCGGGCCCGATTGGGCCACCGAACTCTCGCCTTATTTCGCCGAATACGACAAGATCGGGACCGGTCCCGACGCACGCGGACCCCAGCTGTTCCAACTCGAACGAAGACCCGGCTTCTGGCGGGTGCGGCAGGTGCTCGACGATCCGGCAGGCGACCATGGTTGGTCGATCGACGCCGTCGTTGACCTCGCCGAATCCGATGCCGCGGGCGAGATCGTCTTCGACGATTTCACCGTGTCCGCGGGCTGA
- a CDS encoding cation:proton antiporter has protein sequence MPTPLEISTHFFLQIAVILVTFRLLWPVFRRLGQVQVVAVMVAGFLLGPSVLGWLWPRAQTWLFPTTLKVGGTSVVHPNLTVIYVVGEVGLVLYMFLVGASLKLDILGRHLRFAVARSATGVLVPMLLGAVVGWWMVGQGRYFTGMVANWQGALFIAAAVAVTAFPILAWIIYDSGLLNTRLGTMSLASAAFDDACAWVLLAVVVASTKSSPAGVALAAGGGLAYVLFMLTIGRRWLAKLPNWQPRRGDSERTGGLPVGQVTVVLLVVLAAACFTDFVGIHSVLGAFVAGVAMPRGELLDKIKSRFEPLVSYLLLPAFFIYTGLNTELGLIFRPAVLLMTGVVLIVSFASKFGAVAAVARKQGMGWREAGAMGALANARGMMELVLLNVGLTAGLITPETYTILALMTTVTTFIATPLQRMFERSAWKNGMVFGPNGEEPKAAEPPVAHVEQAI, from the coding sequence ATGCCAACGCCGTTGGAAATATCCACTCATTTCTTTTTGCAGATCGCGGTCATCCTGGTGACCTTCCGGCTGCTGTGGCCGGTGTTCCGGCGGCTGGGGCAGGTGCAGGTCGTCGCGGTGATGGTCGCCGGATTCCTGCTCGGTCCATCGGTACTCGGCTGGCTGTGGCCGCGCGCGCAAACCTGGCTGTTCCCGACGACTCTGAAGGTCGGCGGAACCAGCGTCGTACATCCGAACCTCACTGTGATCTATGTGGTGGGCGAGGTCGGGCTGGTGCTGTACATGTTCCTGGTCGGCGCTTCGCTGAAACTCGACATCCTCGGCAGGCATCTGCGTTTCGCGGTGGCGCGGTCGGCGACCGGTGTGCTCGTTCCGATGCTGCTCGGTGCGGTGGTCGGTTGGTGGATGGTCGGCCAGGGCCGGTACTTCACCGGTATGGTCGCGAATTGGCAAGGGGCGCTTTTCATCGCGGCCGCGGTGGCGGTGACCGCGTTCCCGATCCTGGCCTGGATCATCTACGACTCGGGCCTGCTGAACACCCGCCTCGGCACCATGTCGCTGGCATCGGCCGCCTTCGACGACGCCTGCGCCTGGGTGCTGCTCGCCGTCGTGGTGGCCAGCACCAAATCCAGCCCGGCCGGGGTGGCCCTCGCCGCGGGCGGTGGCCTGGCGTATGTGCTGTTCATGTTGACGATCGGGCGGCGCTGGCTGGCGAAGCTGCCGAATTGGCAGCCGCGGCGCGGCGATTCCGAGCGGACCGGCGGGCTGCCGGTCGGCCAGGTGACTGTCGTGCTGTTGGTGGTGCTCGCGGCCGCATGCTTCACCGATTTCGTCGGAATCCATTCCGTGCTCGGCGCTTTCGTCGCGGGCGTGGCGATGCCGCGCGGCGAACTGCTCGACAAGATCAAGAGCCGGTTCGAGCCGCTGGTGAGCTACCTGCTGCTGCCCGCCTTCTTCATCTACACCGGGCTCAACACCGAACTCGGCCTGATCTTCCGGCCCGCCGTGCTGCTGATGACCGGTGTGGTGCTGATCGTCTCGTTCGCCAGCAAATTCGGCGCGGTCGCGGCGGTCGCCCGCAAACAGGGGATGGGTTGGCGCGAGGCGGGCGCGATGGGCGCGCTGGCCAACGCGCGCGGAATGATGGAGTTGGTGCTGCTCAACGTCGGGCTCACCGCGGGGCTGATCACGCCGGAGACCTACACCATTCTGGCGTTGATGACCACGGTGACCACCTTCATCGCGACGCCGTTGCAGCGCATGTTCGAGCGCAGCGCGTGGAAGAACGGCATGGTGTTCGGACCGAACGGGGAGGAGCCGAAGGCGGCGGAGCCCCCGGTGGCCCACGTCGAACAAGCGATATGA
- a CDS encoding DUF4192 domain-containing protein gives MTTHTNPMPAGDIPDTGPLPAHPVRCRGGSLGSPGGLSSGAHVSGPSRDQARAPVCAESAPDYRAENGARATDTEADLGNRTGTAPVEQSGASSVVRFPAASSAGAVECAQGASYFRTGRSAREWRGAECGERPPRSRPRADPNAVRIDEPGDLIAAVPALVGFPPERSLVVAVLCPTPVPGGPELIDAVARFDVDQRDGRLRAETVAPYVVRICAGMGAAKVIAVFVDDRARESSGRRGRRRNRCGGGYFAAMAAALRRELAADDIGLDAAWAVPECEPGRRWWSLLGPECGGPLPDPAASMVAMSHVLDGRPLRRSRAELTGLVAADPIRTAEVAAHLDDAVADAMDRYRRAVHRGDPNGYSRQALHHVLWQIANLESGAGLDAAELAELVAALRDHAVRDTMFALAIGDHADAAEQLWIALVQVTTGPDRAETAALLGYHAYTRGDGPLAGVALQAALEADPMHPMARLLETSLYMGLRPEHLRKLAHCGFETATDLGVDLGPEPR, from the coding sequence ATGACGACCCACACGAACCCCATGCCCGCCGGCGACATTCCGGACACCGGCCCGCTACCCGCGCATCCCGTGCGGTGCCGCGGCGGTTCGCTCGGCTCACCCGGCGGCCTATCGAGCGGCGCCCACGTCAGCGGTCCATCGCGCGACCAGGCGCGCGCACCGGTGTGCGCCGAGAGCGCGCCGGACTACCGCGCCGAGAACGGTGCCCGCGCGACGGATACCGAGGCGGACCTCGGCAATCGCACGGGAACAGCGCCTGTCGAACAGTCCGGCGCATCGTCCGTCGTTCGGTTCCCGGCCGCAAGCTCTGCCGGTGCGGTCGAATGTGCGCAGGGCGCATCGTATTTCAGGACCGGCCGGTCGGCGCGGGAGTGGCGCGGCGCGGAATGCGGAGAGCGGCCGCCGCGGTCCCGGCCCCGCGCCGATCCGAACGCGGTGCGGATCGATGAGCCGGGCGATTTGATCGCGGCGGTGCCCGCGCTGGTGGGTTTTCCGCCGGAGCGTTCGCTGGTGGTCGCGGTGTTGTGCCCGACGCCGGTGCCGGGCGGGCCCGAATTGATCGACGCGGTGGCGCGATTCGATGTGGATCAGCGGGACGGCAGGCTGCGGGCCGAGACGGTCGCGCCCTATGTGGTGCGGATCTGTGCCGGGATGGGCGCGGCCAAGGTCATCGCCGTCTTCGTCGACGATCGGGCCCGGGAATCGTCCGGGCGGCGTGGGCGACGCCGGAACCGTTGCGGCGGAGGATATTTCGCGGCGATGGCGGCCGCGCTGCGCCGCGAACTGGCGGCCGACGATATCGGACTCGACGCGGCGTGGGCGGTGCCCGAATGCGAACCGGGACGACGCTGGTGGAGTCTGCTCGGGCCGGAATGCGGTGGGCCGCTACCCGATCCGGCCGCATCGATGGTGGCCATGTCCCATGTGCTCGACGGCAGGCCGCTGCGGCGCTCCCGGGCGGAGCTCACCGGGCTGGTGGCGGCCGATCCGATCCGCACCGCCGAGGTCGCCGCGCACCTGGACGACGCGGTCGCCGACGCGATGGACCGCTACCGGCGAGCGGTGCACCGCGGCGACCCGAACGGATACAGCAGGCAGGCGCTGCACCATGTGCTGTGGCAGATCGCGAATCTCGAATCCGGCGCGGGCCTCGACGCCGCCGAGCTAGCGGAACTCGTTGCGGCGCTGCGGGATCACGCGGTGCGCGACACCATGTTCGCACTCGCGATCGGCGACCACGCCGATGCGGCGGAACAGCTGTGGATCGCGCTGGTCCAGGTGACCACCGGCCCGGACCGCGCGGAGACGGCGGCCCTGCTCGGCTACCACGCGTACACCCGGGGTGACGGCCCGCTGGCCGGTGTCGCACTGCAGGCCGCGCTGGAGGCCGATCCGATGCACCCCATGGCCCGTCTGTTGGAGACCTCGCTGTACATGGGCCTGCGGCCCGAGCACCTGCGCAAACTCGCCCACTGCGGCTTCGAAACCGCCACCGATCTGGGTGTCGACCTCGGTCCGGAGCCGCGATGA
- a CDS encoding TetR family transcriptional regulator C-terminal domain-containing protein: protein MARPRRSDDTRQLLVEEGAAGFLANGYHGTGIKQVLDKVGVPKGSFYNYFDSKETFGQAVIEYHSDCVQRNLAAAFGNVSDPLTGLRAFFGRLMDEFVESDYTGGCLIANLGGELEGSDVLRESLSAAWARWRDGIAGALRDAQGRGMIRDDIDAAELADLLLHSWEGAVIRMKVDRTLDPLHRCLNRLLDDYFRP, encoded by the coding sequence ATGGCACGGCCCCGGCGCAGCGACGACACTCGGCAACTCCTGGTGGAGGAGGGCGCCGCCGGATTCCTGGCGAACGGCTATCACGGCACCGGGATCAAGCAGGTACTCGACAAGGTCGGGGTGCCGAAGGGGTCGTTCTACAACTACTTCGACAGCAAGGAGACCTTCGGCCAGGCCGTGATCGAGTACCACTCGGACTGTGTGCAGCGAAACCTGGCCGCCGCCTTCGGAAATGTGTCCGATCCGCTGACCGGTCTGCGTGCGTTCTTCGGCAGGTTGATGGACGAGTTCGTCGAATCCGATTACACCGGCGGCTGTTTGATCGCGAACCTCGGTGGCGAACTGGAGGGCAGTGACGTGCTGCGGGAATCGCTGTCCGCCGCGTGGGCCCGCTGGCGCGACGGTATCGCGGGCGCGCTGCGGGATGCGCAGGGGCGGGGCATGATTCGCGACGATATCGACGCGGCCGAGTTGGCCGATCTGCTGCTGCACTCGTGGGAGGGCGCGGTGATCAGGATGAAGGTCGACCGCACCCTGGACCCGCTGCACCGATGCCTGAATCGCCTGCTGGACGACTACTTCCGCCCCTGA
- a CDS encoding proteasome assembly chaperone family protein: MDYESRMYELEFPAPQLSSADGSGPVLVHGLEGFTDAGHAVRLATTHLRESLESELVASFDVDELLDYRSRRPLMTFKTDHFSDYAEPELNLWALRDTDGTPFLLLAGLEPDLRWEKFVTAVRLLAEQLGVRRTIGLSAIPMAIPHTRPLGVTAHSSDRDLISDHQRWPGELQVPGSASSLLEFRMAQHGHESVGFSVHVPHYLAQTAYPEAAQTLLENVADNAGLELPLAALGEAAARVREQVNEHIAGNSEVETVVHALERQYDSFVTAQESQSSLLAGDGELPSGDELGAEFERFLAEQGGYGGGESDERR, from the coding sequence ATGGACTACGAGTCGCGAATGTACGAACTGGAGTTCCCCGCTCCACAGCTGTCGTCCGCCGATGGCTCGGGTCCGGTGCTGGTGCACGGGCTGGAGGGGTTCACCGATGCCGGGCACGCCGTGCGCCTGGCCACCACGCACCTGCGCGAAAGCCTGGAAAGCGAACTGGTCGCGTCGTTCGATGTCGACGAGCTGCTGGACTACCGCTCGCGGCGTCCGCTGATGACGTTCAAGACCGATCACTTCTCCGATTACGCGGAGCCCGAGCTGAACCTGTGGGCGCTGCGCGATACGGACGGCACGCCATTCCTGCTGCTGGCCGGTCTGGAACCGGATCTGCGGTGGGAGAAGTTCGTCACAGCGGTCCGCCTGCTCGCCGAGCAGTTGGGGGTGCGCCGTACGATCGGCCTGAGCGCCATCCCGATGGCCATTCCGCACACCCGCCCGCTCGGCGTCACCGCGCATTCCTCGGACCGCGATCTGATCTCGGATCATCAGCGCTGGCCGGGTGAGCTGCAGGTGCCGGGCAGCGCGTCGTCGCTGCTGGAGTTCCGGATGGCCCAGCACGGGCACGAATCGGTCGGGTTCTCGGTGCACGTCCCGCACTATCTGGCGCAGACGGCGTATCCGGAGGCCGCGCAGACCCTGCTGGAGAACGTCGCCGACAACGCGGGCCTGGAATTGCCGCTCGCCGCGCTCGGCGAGGCGGCCGCGCGGGTGCGTGAGCAGGTCAACGAGCACATCGCGGGCAATTCCGAGGTGGAGACGGTGGTGCACGCCCTGGAACGCCAATACGACAGTTTCGTCACCGCGCAGGAGAGCCAGTCGAGCCTGCTGGCCGGCGACGGCGAGCTGCCCAGCGGCGACGAATTGGGCGCGGAGTTCGAGCGGTTCCTGGCCGAACAGGGCGGCTACGGCGGCGGCGAATCCGACGAACGTCGTTAA
- a CDS encoding SDR family NAD(P)-dependent oxidoreductase: protein MTAQTVIVTGSSSGIGRDIARAFVERGDNVVLNGRDPEKLADVAAELDAPERVSTVAGDIGTRATGSALVAAAVDRFGRVDVLVNNAGIFGVTPFLDVTEEELDRYLNGNLKGTYFTTQAVVRQLRAQGGGGSIVNIGTVLIDHAQSGLPASAALVSKGGVHALTVSLAAELAADGIRVNAVAPGVIRTPLFGDGDEKAAGGLALLNRVGEVSETSSAVLYLADATFVTGHILPVDGGYVSGRAA from the coding sequence ATGACAGCGCAGACGGTCATCGTCACCGGCTCGTCCAGCGGTATCGGGCGCGATATCGCGCGAGCCTTCGTCGAGCGCGGCGACAATGTCGTGCTCAACGGCCGCGATCCGGAGAAACTCGCGGATGTCGCCGCCGAACTCGATGCGCCGGAACGGGTTTCCACCGTCGCGGGCGATATCGGCACGCGGGCAACGGGTTCCGCGCTGGTCGCGGCCGCCGTCGACCGGTTCGGCCGGGTGGACGTGCTGGTGAACAACGCCGGAATCTTCGGCGTCACACCGTTTCTCGACGTCACCGAGGAGGAGCTGGACCGCTACCTGAACGGCAACCTCAAGGGCACCTACTTCACCACCCAGGCCGTGGTGCGGCAGTTGCGCGCGCAGGGTGGCGGCGGCAGCATCGTCAATATCGGCACCGTGCTGATCGATCACGCCCAGTCCGGGCTGCCCGCCTCCGCCGCGCTGGTGAGCAAGGGCGGCGTGCACGCGCTCACGGTGAGCCTGGCCGCCGAGCTCGCCGCCGACGGCATCCGGGTGAATGCCGTCGCGCCAGGCGTCATCCGGACTCCGCTGTTCGGCGACGGCGACGAAAAGGCAGCGGGCGGACTGGCTTTGCTGAACCGGGTCGGCGAGGTTTCCGAAACCAGCTCCGCCGTCCTGTATCTCGCCGACGCCACCTTCGTCACCGGCCACATCCTCCCGGTCGACGGCGGCTACGTTTCGGGACGCGCCGCCTGA
- a CDS encoding type III PLP-dependent enzyme yields the protein MPESPYLVIDLMRVRENYSALAAALPAARIRFAVKASPVSEIIQLLDAHGAEFDVASIGEIEQCIGLGVAPERLCYGNPIKKVKDIARAFALGVRRYAFDTEDDLLRIAEHAPGSEVECRFLSSAPQSTTPFGTKFGCAPAEAFRLLVRANDLGLRVAGPYFHVGSQQTDPAAWRIGIEQAAHIVKALADKEIPVTSVNIGGGLPISYVEQAPSLDAIASVVTDAAAEFLPETAGLVVEPGRALVGSAGTIHAEVVGVRSAPDGRRWIYLDIGRYNGMAETENEYIAYRFVTDRDGDPVDEAVVAGPTCDGDDVLYQRTQVLLPTTLRAGDRVEILDTGAYTASYSSVSFNGFPPLTVHVSGAERE from the coding sequence ATGCCCGAATCGCCGTACCTTGTCATCGACCTGATGCGAGTGCGTGAGAATTACTCCGCACTCGCCGCCGCGCTACCCGCGGCACGAATCCGCTTCGCGGTCAAGGCAAGTCCGGTGTCGGAGATCATTCAACTGCTGGACGCGCACGGCGCGGAATTCGATGTCGCCAGCATCGGTGAGATCGAACAGTGCATCGGCCTCGGCGTCGCCCCCGAGCGGCTCTGCTACGGCAACCCCATCAAGAAGGTCAAGGACATCGCCCGCGCCTTCGCGCTCGGCGTGCGCCGCTACGCCTTCGACACCGAGGACGACCTGCTGCGCATCGCGGAGCACGCGCCGGGTTCGGAGGTCGAGTGCCGCTTCCTGTCCTCGGCCCCGCAGTCGACCACCCCGTTCGGCACCAAATTCGGCTGCGCGCCCGCCGAGGCGTTCCGACTATTGGTGCGCGCCAACGATCTCGGCCTGCGGGTCGCCGGTCCGTACTTCCATGTCGGCTCGCAGCAGACCGATCCGGCCGCCTGGCGAATCGGCATCGAGCAGGCCGCTCACATCGTGAAAGCATTGGCGGACAAGGAAATTCCGGTAACGTCTGTGAATATCGGTGGGGGCCTTCCCATTTCGTACGTCGAGCAGGCACCGTCGCTCGACGCCATCGCGTCGGTCGTCACCGACGCCGCCGCCGAATTCCTGCCCGAGACCGCCGGACTCGTCGTCGAGCCCGGCCGTGCGCTCGTGGGATCGGCGGGCACCATCCACGCCGAGGTGGTCGGCGTGCGCAGCGCGCCCGACGGGCGGCGCTGGATTTATCTCGATATCGGCCGCTACAACGGCATGGCCGAGACCGAGAACGAATACATCGCCTACCGGTTCGTCACCGATCGTGACGGAGATCCGGTAGACGAGGCAGTGGTGGCCGGTCCGACCTGCGACGGAGACGATGTACTGTATCAACGCACGCAAGTCCTTCTACCGACCACGCTGCGAGCTGGTGATCGAGTCGAGATCCTCGACACCGGCGCTTATACCGCGAGCTATTCGTCGGTGTCCTTCAATGGTTTTCCGCCCTTGACCGTTCATGTCTCGGGCGCTGAGCGAGAGTGA
- the speD gene encoding adenosylmethionine decarboxylase, which translates to MTAEFTGWHVLAEFGGVDTALCDDLERLESALRESLIGAGVTICDVVHKKFDPQGVTVLALLSESHASIHTYPESGDIFVDVFTCGSIGAGATKAVDLLRDALSPKDVRMQVIKRGHGSARIEEPVGAGLTRIWDLHEVIVDTNTPFQHMVIAKTEQGISLFSDDDRQSTEFSQLTYHEAMMVPAFVLAEKLDKVLIIGSGEGVASQMSVAAGATLVDHVDIDQLEVELCAEHLPYGYTSDELALAVKGEGPVHVHYADGWDFLAKAAEAGTKYDVIVIDLPDERVEEAQHNRLYESEFLSRCRALLAPGGVLSAQAGCATMWRNETLKRSWNRFHEQFGTVVQYGSDEHEWTFLFGLNEKIDDPVTSMTDRLATLPYRPETIDDRALVRGAIEPHALRV; encoded by the coding sequence ATGACGGCGGAATTCACCGGCTGGCACGTGCTGGCCGAGTTCGGTGGTGTCGACACAGCCCTGTGCGACGATCTCGAACGACTCGAATCGGCGTTGCGTGAGTCTCTGATCGGCGCAGGCGTCACCATCTGCGATGTCGTACACAAGAAGTTCGATCCGCAGGGGGTGACCGTCCTCGCGCTGTTGTCGGAGTCCCACGCCTCGATTCACACTTATCCGGAGTCCGGCGACATCTTCGTCGACGTCTTCACCTGCGGAAGCATCGGTGCCGGCGCGACGAAGGCCGTCGACCTACTGCGAGATGCCTTGTCCCCCAAGGATGTTCGCATGCAGGTGATCAAGCGCGGACATGGTTCCGCGCGGATCGAGGAACCGGTGGGCGCGGGGCTGACCCGCATCTGGGATCTGCACGAGGTGATCGTCGACACGAACACCCCGTTCCAGCACATGGTGATCGCGAAGACGGAGCAGGGCATCAGCCTCTTCTCCGACGACGATCGCCAGTCGACCGAGTTCTCCCAGCTGACCTACCACGAGGCCATGATGGTTCCGGCCTTCGTGCTGGCCGAGAAGCTGGACAAGGTGCTCATCATCGGCTCCGGTGAGGGCGTTGCCAGCCAGATGTCGGTGGCGGCGGGCGCGACGCTCGTCGATCACGTCGACATCGATCAGCTGGAGGTCGAACTGTGCGCCGAGCATCTGCCCTACGGCTACACCAGCGATGAGCTGGCGCTGGCCGTGAAGGGTGAGGGCCCGGTGCACGTGCACTACGCCGACGGCTGGGATTTCCTGGCCAAGGCGGCCGAGGCGGGCACGAAGTACGACGTCATCGTGATCGACCTGCCCGATGAGCGGGTCGAGGAGGCGCAGCACAACCGCCTCTACGAGTCGGAGTTCCTGTCCCGATGTCGAGCCCTGCTCGCGCCCGGCGGTGTGCTGAGCGCGCAGGCCGGTTGCGCGACCATGTGGCGCAACGAAACACTGAAGCGGTCCTGGAATCGGTTCCATGAGCAGTTCGGCACCGTCGTCCAGTACGGCAGCGATGAGCACGAGTGGACATTCCTGTTCGGGCTCAACGAGAAAATCGACGACCCGGTGACCAGCATGACCGATCGCCTGGCCACCCTGCCCTACCGTCCCGAGACTATCGACGACCGCGCCCTGGTGCGCGGCGCGATCGAGCCGCACGCGCTGCGGGTTTAG
- a CDS encoding sensor domain-containing protein: protein MTVPFSRRGYPGAAVAGVALLTAGAALLGGCASDVPGDAVAAAPAANRHITAQLGSLLPDPGQFPARYTTVVLPPEQAAQAAADLNGVGRAAAVQPAECAPPDQPVGADRTAVTVGTDNEARATITVELTRTDEPLSAWRNQLRQCGSVRVTKAGAATTVATILDAPPPVDADDTMAFRRTVTPDVGGAGLTSTMQTLAGQLGDVRIIVTYMTFGAGKVDTSTLDSVFTATVMKVRKG from the coding sequence GTGACTGTGCCGTTTTCGCGCAGGGGGTACCCGGGGGCCGCGGTGGCGGGCGTCGCGCTGCTCACCGCGGGTGCGGCGCTGCTCGGCGGGTGCGCGTCCGACGTGCCGGGTGATGCGGTCGCCGCGGCGCCCGCGGCGAACCGGCACATCACCGCCCAATTGGGTTCGCTGCTACCCGATCCCGGGCAATTCCCGGCGCGCTATACGACGGTGGTGCTGCCGCCCGAGCAGGCGGCGCAGGCCGCGGCCGACCTCAACGGTGTGGGGCGCGCGGCGGCGGTGCAACCCGCGGAGTGCGCGCCGCCGGACCAGCCGGTCGGCGCCGACCGGACGGCCGTCACGGTCGGCACCGACAACGAGGCCCGCGCGACCATCACCGTCGAGCTGACCAGGACCGATGAACCGCTGTCCGCGTGGCGAAACCAGTTGCGGCAGTGCGGGTCGGTGCGGGTCACCAAGGCGGGCGCCGCGACCACCGTCGCGACCATCCTCGACGCGCCGCCCCCGGTGGACGCCGACGACACCATGGCCTTCCGCCGCACGGTCACCCCCGACGTCGGCGGCGCCGGGCTGACCTCGACCATGCAGACGCTGGCCGGACAGCTCGGTGATGTGCGAATCATCGTGACCTACATGACATTCGGTGCGGGCAAAGTCGATACCAGCACGCTGGATTCGGTATTCACCGCGACCGTCATGAAGGTGCGGAAAGGTTGA